In Microbacterium sp. AB, a single genomic region encodes these proteins:
- a CDS encoding LysR substrate-binding domain-containing protein, with translation MLDVHRLRVFRSVVASASVQAAAVSLGYTPSAVNQHITALQRETGLTLFTRSGRGLRATPAGIALAAEVDEVLARLGRVEALVTDLRAGRTGTISIAYFASVRAAWLPSLVRRLGHDFPGVRLDLRLSESPPDDPAERADVHLVVARGDFSPEPGFVSRHLLDDPYVAVVPDGHELARREEVELAELANEQWIDNDFARGWCRRVLLDACAAVGYRPAFRVEAHDYPAALAFVAAGIGITVLPGLGAARTPTGVSVITVVRPTPMRSIHAVVREEAAHLPPVEAALELLSAAADPTGGTDREDEGPSGTSRGR, from the coding sequence ATGCTCGATGTCCATCGCCTCCGCGTCTTCCGCTCGGTGGTCGCCAGCGCCTCGGTCCAGGCCGCTGCCGTCAGCCTCGGCTACACGCCGTCAGCGGTGAACCAGCACATCACCGCCCTCCAGCGGGAGACGGGGCTGACGCTGTTCACCCGCTCGGGGCGCGGGCTCCGCGCGACGCCCGCAGGCATCGCGCTCGCCGCGGAGGTGGACGAGGTGCTCGCCCGGCTCGGGAGGGTCGAGGCGCTTGTCACGGATCTCCGCGCCGGCCGCACGGGGACGATCTCCATCGCCTACTTCGCCTCCGTGAGAGCCGCGTGGCTGCCGTCTCTCGTGCGCCGGCTCGGTCACGATTTCCCCGGCGTGCGGTTGGACCTGCGCCTCAGCGAGAGCCCGCCGGATGATCCGGCCGAGAGGGCGGACGTCCACCTCGTCGTCGCACGAGGCGATTTCTCGCCCGAACCGGGCTTCGTCTCCCGTCACCTCCTCGACGACCCGTATGTGGCCGTGGTTCCGGACGGCCACGAGCTCGCGAGGAGGGAGGAGGTCGAGCTCGCCGAACTGGCGAACGAGCAGTGGATCGACAACGACTTCGCTCGAGGATGGTGCAGGCGAGTGCTCCTCGACGCGTGTGCCGCTGTCGGCTACCGTCCCGCGTTCCGCGTCGAGGCGCACGACTACCCGGCGGCGCTCGCCTTCGTCGCCGCCGGGATCGGGATAACGGTCCTGCCCGGGCTCGGGGCCGCTCGGACGCCGACAGGGGTCTCCGTCATCACGGTGGTCAGGCCGACGCCGATGCGCTCGATCCATGCGGTCGTACGCGAAGAGGCCGCGCATCTCCCGCCGGTCGAGGCCGCTCTCGAGCTGTTGAGCGCGGCGGCCGATCCGACCGGCGGGACCGATCGCGAGGACGAAGGCCCGAGCGGGACGTCCCGCGGTCGATAG
- a CDS encoding DMT family transporter translates to MTSPSPSTPAPRSPLPVAAASVTVVLWASAFVGVRAAGADYSPGALALGRQLSGSVALTAIVLVDAVRRGRLPRLPRGRLLIAVLTWGAAWFGLYNLALNDAERHLDAGTTALLVNLAPVLIGVLAGLFLGEGFPRRLVHGLFVSFGGVALIAATSWAGRADVVGVLLGLGAAILYASSATVQKRLLTHVDALTVTWLGCLAGTVVCLPFAPSLVRDATSAPASSTLGMVYLGVFPTAIAFLTWGYALSRSTAGRLAASTYVIPPLVVVLSWLLLAEVPAALALFGGALCLGGVAIATLSSRRRLRPGTRGSAARAG, encoded by the coding sequence ATGACGAGCCCGTCTCCTTCGACTCCTGCGCCTCGAAGCCCCCTGCCGGTCGCCGCCGCCTCGGTCACGGTGGTGTTGTGGGCGTCGGCGTTCGTCGGGGTGCGGGCAGCGGGCGCCGACTACTCCCCCGGCGCCCTCGCACTGGGCCGCCAGCTCAGCGGCTCCGTCGCGCTCACCGCGATCGTGCTCGTCGACGCGGTCCGACGCGGACGGCTCCCGCGACTGCCGCGCGGGCGCCTCCTCATCGCCGTGCTCACGTGGGGAGCCGCATGGTTCGGCCTCTACAACCTCGCCTTGAACGATGCGGAGCGGCATCTCGACGCCGGCACGACCGCCCTGCTGGTCAACCTCGCCCCCGTCCTCATCGGAGTGCTCGCCGGCCTGTTCCTCGGGGAGGGGTTCCCTCGTCGTCTGGTGCACGGACTGTTCGTGTCGTTCGGGGGCGTGGCCCTCATCGCCGCGACGAGCTGGGCCGGACGGGCCGACGTCGTCGGCGTGCTCCTCGGCCTCGGCGCCGCGATCCTGTACGCCTCCAGCGCGACCGTGCAGAAACGGCTGCTGACGCATGTCGACGCGCTGACCGTGACCTGGCTCGGCTGCCTGGCCGGGACCGTCGTGTGCCTCCCCTTCGCGCCGAGCTTGGTGCGCGACGCGACGAGCGCACCGGCGTCCTCCACGCTGGGCATGGTGTATCTCGGCGTCTTCCCCACGGCGATCGCCTTCCTCACCTGGGGATACGCGCTGTCGCGCAGCACCGCCGGGCGGCTCGCCGCATCCACCTATGTCATACCTCCCCTCGTCGTCGTGCTGTCGTGGCTGCTGCTCGCGGAGGTCCCGGCAGCGCTCGCGCTGTTCGGGGGCGCACTGTGCCTGGGCGGCGTGGCGATCGCGACGCTGAGCAGTCGTCGACGCCTGCGCCCCGGCACCAGGGGCTCGGCGGCCCGCGCGGGCTGA
- the adhE gene encoding bifunctional acetaldehyde-CoA/alcohol dehydrogenase, with amino-acid sequence MTITESTISHPTVDPGTAAAVDTLVVTANDALRAFMDLSQDEVDHIVRKASVAALSQHGPLAEQAVRETGRGVFEDKAVKNMFACEHVTNAMSELKTVGVIGHDELTGITEIAEPVGVVCGITPVTNPTSTTIFKALIALKTRNPIVFGFHPSAQACSVAAARVVRDAAVAAGAPAGCIQWIEQPSLEASNLLMHHPDVALILATGGNAMVRAAYSCGKPALGVGAGNVPAFVERTAKLKRAVNDIVLSKAFDNGMICASEQAVILDEPVYEAAIAEFETLHAYRATAAEKRMLEEFIFGVAADSANCAEARLNAAVVGQSPVWIAQQAGFTVPEDTSIILAEVGSVGPAEPLTREKLAPVLAVLRARDAEEGISLSAQMVEFDGLGHSGAVHSEDAAVVEAFGSRVKAVRIIANAPSSLGGIGDIYNAFIPSLTLGCGSYGHNSVSNNVSAVNLLNIKRIGRRNNNMQWFKVPAKTYFEPNAIRYLADMRGVSRVTIVTDATMTRLGFVDRVLDVLARRGERVALQIIDDVLPEPTVDAVQRGAAEMRVFKPDTIVALGGGSPMDAAKVMWLLYEHPEIEFSDMKEKFFDVRKRAFKFPELGAQAKLVCIPTTSGTGSEMTPFAVISDPERGKKYPLADYALTPTVAIIDPELTAQMPSFLIADSGFDALTHATEAYVSVYANDYTDGLCLHAIRLIFENIETSAKGGVDPTSAEVLTAREKMHNASSIAGMAFGNAFLGIVHAMAHVTGATFHLVHGRTNATYLPHVIRYNGSVPTKLTSWPKYERYVAPERFQEIAKHLGLPAATPAEGVESYARAVEDLRDRCGIAPSFQAQGVPEEAFIGALDALAMGAYEDQCAPANPRLPMLADMKTIMEAAYYGTSFADVRASRAKIAGVADDTMPPRPARASKPRSKKATA; translated from the coding sequence ATGACCATCACCGAAAGCACCATTTCGCACCCCACCGTCGACCCGGGCACCGCGGCGGCGGTCGACACGCTCGTCGTCACGGCGAACGACGCGCTCCGAGCGTTCATGGACCTCTCCCAGGACGAGGTCGACCACATCGTCCGCAAGGCGTCGGTCGCGGCCCTCAGCCAGCACGGGCCGCTCGCCGAGCAGGCCGTCCGGGAGACCGGACGCGGGGTCTTCGAGGACAAGGCGGTGAAGAACATGTTCGCCTGCGAGCATGTGACCAACGCGATGTCCGAGCTCAAGACGGTCGGGGTCATCGGTCACGACGAGCTCACCGGCATCACCGAGATCGCGGAGCCCGTCGGCGTCGTCTGCGGCATCACGCCCGTGACGAATCCCACCTCGACCACCATCTTCAAGGCGCTCATCGCCCTCAAGACCCGCAACCCCATCGTCTTCGGCTTCCACCCGTCCGCTCAGGCCTGCTCGGTCGCGGCGGCGCGCGTCGTCCGCGACGCCGCGGTCGCCGCGGGAGCGCCCGCCGGCTGCATCCAGTGGATCGAGCAGCCCTCCCTCGAGGCCTCCAACCTCCTCATGCACCACCCGGACGTCGCCCTCATCCTCGCGACCGGCGGCAACGCCATGGTGCGGGCCGCCTACTCCTGCGGCAAGCCCGCTCTCGGCGTCGGGGCGGGCAATGTGCCGGCCTTCGTCGAGCGCACCGCGAAGCTCAAGCGGGCCGTCAACGACATCGTGCTCTCGAAGGCCTTCGACAACGGCATGATCTGCGCGTCCGAGCAGGCCGTGATCCTCGACGAGCCCGTCTACGAGGCCGCGATCGCCGAGTTCGAGACGCTCCACGCCTACCGGGCCACGGCCGCCGAGAAGCGGATGCTGGAGGAGTTCATCTTCGGCGTCGCCGCCGACTCGGCCAACTGCGCCGAGGCCAGGCTCAACGCGGCCGTCGTCGGCCAGTCGCCGGTCTGGATCGCGCAGCAGGCCGGCTTCACGGTGCCCGAGGACACGTCGATCATCCTCGCCGAGGTCGGGTCAGTGGGGCCCGCCGAGCCGCTGACGCGGGAGAAGCTCGCGCCCGTGCTCGCCGTCCTGCGGGCCCGCGACGCCGAGGAAGGCATCTCGCTCTCGGCGCAGATGGTCGAGTTCGACGGGCTGGGCCATTCGGGTGCCGTCCACAGCGAGGACGCCGCGGTCGTCGAGGCGTTCGGCTCGCGCGTGAAGGCGGTGCGCATCATCGCGAACGCCCCGAGCTCGCTCGGCGGGATCGGAGACATCTACAACGCCTTCATCCCCTCGCTCACGCTCGGCTGCGGCTCCTACGGCCACAACTCGGTCTCGAACAACGTCTCGGCCGTCAACCTCCTCAACATCAAGCGCATCGGTCGCAGGAACAACAACATGCAGTGGTTCAAGGTGCCCGCGAAGACCTACTTCGAGCCCAACGCGATCCGCTACCTCGCCGACATGCGCGGGGTGAGCCGCGTGACGATCGTCACCGACGCCACGATGACCCGCCTCGGCTTCGTCGACCGCGTCCTCGACGTGCTCGCCCGCCGCGGGGAGCGTGTCGCGCTGCAGATCATCGACGACGTGCTCCCCGAGCCGACCGTCGACGCCGTGCAGCGGGGCGCCGCCGAGATGCGCGTCTTCAAGCCGGACACGATCGTCGCGCTCGGAGGCGGCTCCCCCATGGACGCCGCGAAGGTCATGTGGCTGCTCTACGAGCACCCGGAGATCGAGTTCTCGGACATGAAGGAGAAGTTCTTCGACGTCCGCAAGCGCGCCTTCAAGTTCCCGGAGCTGGGGGCGCAGGCCAAGCTCGTGTGCATCCCGACGACCTCCGGCACGGGCTCGGAGATGACGCCGTTCGCCGTGATCAGCGACCCGGAGCGGGGCAAGAAGTATCCGCTCGCCGACTACGCGCTGACCCCGACGGTGGCCATCATCGACCCGGAGCTGACCGCCCAGATGCCGTCCTTCCTCATCGCGGACTCGGGGTTCGACGCGCTCACGCACGCGACGGAGGCCTACGTCTCCGTCTACGCGAACGACTACACCGACGGCCTGTGCCTGCACGCCATCAGGCTCATCTTCGAGAACATCGAGACCTCCGCGAAGGGCGGCGTCGACCCGACGTCCGCCGAGGTGCTCACGGCGAGGGAGAAGATGCACAACGCGTCCTCGATCGCCGGAATGGCCTTCGGCAACGCCTTCCTCGGGATCGTGCACGCGATGGCGCACGTCACCGGGGCGACGTTCCACCTCGTGCACGGCCGCACCAATGCGACGTACCTGCCGCACGTGATCCGCTACAACGGCTCCGTGCCGACCAAGCTCACGAGCTGGCCGAAGTACGAGCGCTACGTGGCGCCCGAACGGTTCCAGGAGATCGCGAAGCACCTGGGGCTGCCCGCGGCCACTCCCGCGGAGGGCGTCGAGTCGTACGCGAGGGCCGTCGAGGACCTGCGCGACCGATGCGGCATCGCTCCGTCCTTCCAGGCCCAGGGGGTGCCGGAGGAGGCCTTCATCGGGGCGCTCGACGCGCTCGCCATGGGCGCCTATGAGGACCAGTGCGCGCCCGCCAACCCGCGCCTGCCGATGCTCGCCGACATGAAGACGATCATGGAGGCCGCCTACTACGGCACCTCGTTCGCCGACGTGCGGGCGAGCCGGGCGAAGATCGCCGGCGTCGCCGACGACACGATGCCGCCCCGCCCCGCCAGGGCCTCGAAGCCGCGGTCGAAGAAGGCCACCGCCTGA
- a CDS encoding SRPBCC family protein, with the protein MAEDLLSVSTVVEATPAAVWRVLTDGRSAWWPGMLFEPEVGACLTETWEEDGETLRATGTVVGSDALRRLDFVWSEPHWHGTLAVSIRLASVGSGTEVTVIEQGFTSIDAPSTLLAEHVAGWRFHLDRLVQALRNPNRIPD; encoded by the coding sequence ATGGCAGAGGATCTTCTCTCCGTCTCCACGGTCGTCGAGGCGACGCCGGCCGCCGTCTGGCGCGTCCTCACCGACGGCAGATCAGCCTGGTGGCCAGGCATGCTGTTCGAGCCGGAAGTCGGTGCATGCCTGACGGAAACATGGGAGGAGGACGGCGAGACGTTGCGGGCGACAGGGACTGTCGTCGGGTCCGATGCGCTGCGTCGCCTGGACTTCGTGTGGAGCGAGCCCCATTGGCACGGAACGCTTGCCGTGAGCATCCGACTCGCGTCCGTCGGAAGTGGAACCGAGGTCACCGTCATCGAGCAAGGCTTCACGAGCATCGACGCTCCTTCGACGCTGCTCGCAGAACACGTGGCAGGCTGGCGATTCCACCTCGATCGCCTCGTGCAGGCGCTCCGGAATCCGAATCGGATTCCCGACTAG
- a CDS encoding carboxylesterase/lipase family protein has protein sequence MSPDDPADVTETARQASARGGPVTVSVDAGVLRGRTVEGGVRRFLGVPYAEPPVGERRFRLPVRRRRFEGTFDAGEYGPTAPHLVGQGPTLLPDRTAPGDDYLNLNVWAPPGGGDHPVIVFIHGGGWWSGSGSVGGYDGSRFARDGVVLVTINYRLGAEGLIWFGSGPANLSLRDQICALEWVQDNIAAFGGDPGNVTVCGESSGAMSIGALITMPASQGLIRRAIMESGSTFHSISADSARKTAVQLARLLHVEPTLEALSAVPQDELVAAQDRLREVVQKSPRRSTWGDVAVNGLPFEPVVDGESLPAPPIESLRAGVAADIDLLVGWNAEEAQIVLAPMGADRVRSWMLPLYALQKGLPPLRAVRTYRRAFPGASAAPALGALLTDWIYRVPAIRTAEAHENTRVYEFAWRSPALDGTLGAAHAAELPFVFDNLDHPDWQPLLAGGGDQRIADEVHRAWADFARTGDPGWPRYSVHDRQVHRFDAPSATLLDPDPARRVIWDGRR, from the coding sequence ATGAGCCCTGACGACCCCGCTGACGTCACCGAAACGGCCCGGCAGGCGTCTGCGCGCGGAGGACCCGTCACCGTCTCCGTCGATGCCGGCGTCCTCAGGGGCCGGACCGTCGAGGGCGGCGTGCGCCGGTTCCTGGGCGTGCCCTATGCGGAGCCCCCGGTCGGTGAGCGGCGGTTCCGCCTGCCGGTTCGTCGGCGGCGCTTCGAGGGCACGTTCGACGCGGGCGAGTACGGCCCCACGGCACCGCATCTCGTCGGACAGGGCCCGACGCTGCTCCCGGATCGCACCGCGCCGGGAGACGACTACCTCAATCTGAACGTCTGGGCGCCGCCCGGCGGAGGGGACCACCCGGTCATCGTCTTCATCCACGGGGGAGGATGGTGGAGCGGATCAGGATCCGTCGGTGGCTATGACGGCTCGCGCTTCGCGCGGGACGGCGTCGTGCTCGTCACGATCAACTACCGTCTCGGGGCCGAGGGCCTGATCTGGTTCGGCTCGGGTCCGGCGAATCTGTCGCTGCGTGATCAGATCTGCGCCCTCGAGTGGGTCCAAGACAACATCGCCGCCTTCGGCGGGGACCCCGGCAACGTGACGGTGTGCGGCGAGTCCTCGGGCGCGATGAGCATCGGCGCGCTCATCACCATGCCCGCTTCGCAGGGGCTGATCCGCCGGGCGATCATGGAGTCCGGGAGCACGTTCCACTCGATCAGCGCGGACTCCGCGCGCAAGACCGCCGTCCAGCTCGCCCGCCTCCTGCACGTCGAACCGACGCTCGAGGCGTTGTCGGCCGTCCCCCAGGACGAGCTCGTCGCCGCCCAGGACCGGCTCCGAGAAGTGGTGCAGAAGTCGCCGCGGCGCTCCACATGGGGTGACGTCGCCGTGAACGGCCTGCCGTTCGAGCCCGTCGTCGACGGCGAGTCGTTGCCGGCACCGCCGATCGAGAGCCTGCGCGCCGGCGTCGCCGCCGACATCGACCTGCTCGTCGGCTGGAACGCCGAGGAGGCCCAGATCGTCCTCGCGCCGATGGGCGCGGACAGGGTGCGGTCGTGGATGCTCCCCCTGTACGCGCTCCAGAAGGGGCTGCCTCCCCTCCGGGCCGTGCGCACCTACCGGCGGGCGTTCCCCGGGGCGTCCGCCGCGCCGGCGCTCGGGGCCCTCCTGACCGACTGGATCTACCGCGTGCCCGCGATCCGCACCGCCGAGGCGCACGAGAACACCCGCGTCTACGAGTTCGCCTGGCGCTCACCCGCACTCGACGGGACCCTCGGGGCAGCCCACGCCGCGGAGCTCCCCTTCGTGTTCGACAACCTCGACCACCCCGACTGGCAGCCGCTCCTCGCCGGCGGCGGCGACCAGCGCATCGCCGACGAGGTGCACCGCGCCTGGGCGGATTTCGCCCGGACGGGCGATCCCGGATGGCCGCGCTACAGCGTCCACGACCGGCAGGTCCACCGGTTCGACGCCCCGAGCGCGACACTGCTCGACCCGGACCCCGCACGTCGCGTCATCTGGGACGGGCGCAGATGA
- a CDS encoding MmyB family transcriptional regulator, which translates to MSDNRPGEHLRARRGQLHPEAIGFSAHGRRRVPGLRRDEIATMAGLSVDDHTRLEQGRERHPSVQVVKTLRRAPRLDHEARLHLFHVARMIPGPDRGAAPDHRRVNEVLRTLLARSPESARLWERHDARGKRLESAGFHLTLLGTLAATPAGRYAKGARDEP; encoded by the coding sequence ATGTCCGACAACCGGCCTGGCGAGCACCTGCGCGCTCGCCGAGGGCAGCTCCACCCGGAGGCGATCGGCTTCTCCGCGCACGGCCGACGGCGCGTGCCCGGGCTGCGCCGCGACGAGATCGCCACGATGGCCGGCCTCAGCGTCGACGACCACACCCGCTTGGAGCAGGGTCGCGAGCGTCACCCCTCCGTGCAGGTCGTCAAGACGCTCCGCAGGGCTCCGCGTCTCGACCACGAGGCGCGGCTGCATCTGTTCCACGTCGCCCGGATGATCCCCGGCCCCGATCGCGGCGCCGCGCCGGATCATCGGCGCGTCAACGAGGTGCTGCGGACGCTGCTGGCACGCAGCCCCGAGTCCGCGAGGCTGTGGGAGCGCCACGATGCGCGTGGCAAGCGGCTCGAGAGCGCGGGGTTCCATCTCACCCTGCTCGGCACGCTCGCCGCCACCCCGGCGGGCCGATACGCGAAAGGCGCGCGCGATGAGCCCTGA
- a CDS encoding winged helix-turn-helix transcriptional regulator, protein MPDTIAASHRLDISAPHRELLDQVLDKWSLQVLNELCEAPARFSELRRAIPAVTQKSLTATLRRLERNGIVDRIVLRTRPLAIEYRITPLGKTLRPPIDELLAWADTHMPAIERARVRFDEEAEGEDVT, encoded by the coding sequence ATGCCGGATACCATCGCCGCCTCCCACCGCCTCGACATCAGCGCCCCTCACCGTGAGCTGCTCGATCAGGTTCTCGACAAATGGTCGCTGCAGGTGTTGAACGAGCTGTGCGAGGCGCCCGCGCGCTTCAGCGAGCTGCGCCGCGCGATCCCCGCGGTGACGCAGAAGTCGCTCACCGCGACCCTGCGGCGGCTCGAACGGAACGGCATCGTCGACCGCATCGTGCTCCGCACGAGGCCGCTCGCGATCGAGTACCGCATCACACCGCTCGGCAAGACGCTACGGCCGCCGATCGATGAGCTCCTCGCGTGGGCGGACACGCACATGCCCGCCATCGAACGGGCACGCGTCCGATTCGACGAAGAGGCCGAGGGCGAGGACGTCACCTGA
- a CDS encoding RidA family protein, with the protein MPVRLSSPEGMMPSVPYHHVAVATGARHVHVAGQISRDAAGAAVSAGDLAGQVAQALRNTATGLASAGAGFADVVRLTFYVTAWHPDLIDAFMAGVDEVADEIGLPAPLPPASLIGVDYLFEPDVLIEVEATAVLD; encoded by the coding sequence ATGCCCGTTCGCCTGTCGTCCCCCGAGGGCATGATGCCATCCGTGCCCTACCATCATGTCGCCGTCGCCACGGGTGCCCGCCACGTGCACGTCGCGGGACAGATCTCGCGAGATGCCGCCGGCGCCGCCGTGTCGGCCGGGGATCTCGCCGGCCAGGTCGCCCAGGCGCTCCGCAACACCGCCACAGGCCTCGCGAGCGCCGGCGCCGGCTTCGCGGACGTCGTTCGACTCACCTTCTACGTCACCGCCTGGCACCCCGACCTGATCGATGCGTTCATGGCGGGTGTCGACGAGGTCGCCGACGAGATCGGCCTGCCCGCTCCCCTGCCCCCGGCATCGCTCATCGGCGTGGACTACCTCTTCGAGCCCGACGTCCTCATCGAGGTCGAGGCGACGGCCGTGCTCGACTGA
- a CDS encoding MmgE/PrpD family protein → MPQESIAARIARYAIDLPAEDLPADVVACVRRRVVDSLACVLGAYDAPPVEAAVAVCRTVPVPASTVLGTRLQTTPDLAAFANGVMVRFLDYNDGYMAREPGHPSDSIPACLALAEARSLPGSELIAAVVVAYEVQMRLQDAANLNRRGWDHVNYVNVAVAAAAARLLGLDRTQAEHAINLALSGHVSMRQVRSGTLSDWKGCSAANAARNAVFAAQLASHGMTGPSPVFEGDAGFFAQISGPFELDVDSFGKSGERDFAITRSLTKTFPTNGELHTAVWASIRLKPRIPSPESIESILIETSEFNRRVLADPRKWRPTTRETADHSLPYNVVRALIDGDIDLDTYSAEKIGDTRALALMDRTTVEEDPDLTALFPRHLANRVTVTLASGDRIAEQVISGPGSVETPMSDSDFERKFRRMAAPHISAGAQDTVLEFVENLDEQSRYDDLFRAMERPAR, encoded by the coding sequence ATGCCTCAGGAGTCGATCGCGGCGCGAATCGCGCGGTACGCCATCGACCTGCCGGCGGAGGACCTGCCTGCGGACGTGGTCGCATGCGTCAGACGGAGGGTCGTCGACAGCCTGGCGTGCGTCCTGGGCGCGTACGACGCGCCGCCCGTGGAGGCCGCCGTCGCCGTGTGCCGCACCGTCCCCGTGCCCGCGTCCACGGTCCTCGGCACCCGGCTGCAGACCACCCCCGATCTCGCGGCGTTCGCGAACGGGGTGATGGTCCGCTTCCTCGACTACAACGACGGCTACATGGCCAGGGAGCCAGGGCATCCGAGCGACAGCATCCCGGCCTGCCTGGCGTTGGCAGAGGCGCGCTCCCTGCCGGGATCGGAGCTCATCGCCGCCGTCGTCGTCGCCTACGAGGTGCAGATGCGCCTCCAGGACGCCGCCAATCTGAACAGGCGCGGCTGGGACCACGTCAACTACGTCAACGTCGCCGTGGCCGCCGCCGCCGCGCGTCTGCTCGGACTCGACCGGACGCAGGCGGAGCATGCCATCAACCTCGCCCTCAGCGGGCACGTGTCGATGCGCCAGGTGCGCTCCGGGACGCTCTCGGACTGGAAGGGCTGCTCGGCCGCGAACGCGGCGCGCAACGCCGTCTTCGCCGCCCAGCTCGCGTCCCACGGCATGACCGGCCCGTCTCCCGTCTTCGAGGGCGACGCAGGATTCTTCGCGCAGATCTCCGGGCCGTTCGAGCTCGACGTCGACTCCTTCGGCAAGAGCGGCGAACGCGACTTCGCGATCACGAGGTCGCTGACCAAGACCTTCCCCACGAACGGCGAGCTGCACACCGCCGTCTGGGCCTCGATCCGCCTGAAGCCCAGGATCCCGAGCCCCGAGAGCATCGAGAGCATCCTGATCGAGACGTCGGAGTTCAACCGCCGCGTTCTCGCGGATCCGCGGAAATGGCGTCCGACCACGCGCGAGACGGCCGACCACAGCCTGCCGTACAACGTCGTGCGCGCATTGATCGACGGCGACATCGACCTCGACACGTACTCGGCCGAGAAGATCGGCGACACGCGGGCGCTGGCGCTGATGGACAGGACGACGGTCGAAGAGGACCCGGACCTGACGGCCCTCTTCCCCCGGCATCTCGCCAATCGCGTCACGGTGACACTCGCATCCGGCGACCGCATCGCGGAGCAGGTCATCAGCGGTCCCGGCTCGGTGGAGACGCCCATGTCGGACTCCGACTTCGAGCGGAAGTTCCGCCGTATGGCGGCACCGCACATCTCCGCCGGGGCTCAGGACACGGTCTTGGAGTTCGTCGAGAACCTCGACGAGCAGTCGCGCTACGACGATCTCTTCCGAGCGATGGAACGCCCCGCCCGCTGA